In the genome of Drosophila yakuba strain Tai18E2 chromosome 3R, Prin_Dyak_Tai18E2_2.1, whole genome shotgun sequence, one region contains:
- the LOC6536288 gene encoding tight junction protein ZO-1 isoform X15: MKFPDYVPNNMLVGDRTTWEYHTVAVTRVPGYGFGIAVSGGRDNPHFANGDPSIAVSDVLKGGPAEDRLQVNDRIISVNGVSLENVEYATAVQVLRDSGNTVQLVVKRRVPLNPINAAGAVQHQHSHSLSSVGLMANGSGGVAPTPLTSLSQPNSLNSSLVQNASSGQPIKVTLTKGGKKDDYGVVLGCRLFVKEISSKAREQLNANGYSLQEGDIITRIHNTNCGDTMSLKEAKKIIDGCKERLNLVVLRDITNQAAVSQLNLNNSASHQASANIYATHQPQVSGCSGSNNNLEDPYLPGGASYSSQNLYVQPPTRTSNGPNLNGNGLNDEKSNLTPRGRSRGPIMDGVSLQQLDRPVTPTRGRSAAIDEPPRPPPPRGSSGGAAQEDFYSSRRQLYEERQSAEPRFISFQKEGSVGIRLTGGNEAGIFVTAVQPGSPASLQGLMPGDKILKVNDMDMNGVTREEAVLFLLSLQDRIDLIVQYCKEEYDEVVTNQRGDSFHIKTHFHCDNPSKGEMAFKAGDVFRVIDTLHNGVVGSWQVLKIGRGHQEMQRGVIPNKSRAEELATAQFNATKKEMNANESRGNFFRRRRSTHRRSKSLSRENWDDVVFSDSISKFPAYERVVLRHPGFVRPVVLFGPVSDLARERLAKDFPDKFSTPLQDDDKSAATSGKCRIVRLSNIRDVMDRGKHALLDITPNAVDRLNYAQFYPVVIFLKTDSKHVIKQLRHGLPKAAHKSSKKLLEQCQKLERVWSHIFSTQIALSDEESWYRKLRDSIDLQQSGAVWMSESKPVESLSDDFLFPMTTSRLSYASSPESDLELSPGPSASLSLGNLPQLVKASSDPSIATNQDNLDRDRDIIGEGLPPPYTVPYDHGVPANPNRRQTMDSSKYSIYGTNVPPQPQQPGVGGDPAAVRPQSLYGINAPDLPPRIDRQSKPGDIPLNTSGSSSRNGTLGRSAQERLFGKAVVQDDVQAEYITRNALVGSGAAETLDRQQQQQQTHASLERQARLNAQLKANGGGAGGASTYDSVSSYDSYNNTQMAMQNLGRLGPNAPDDLKSVPNASGRPLPPTGQSHDYGRTPHDHRSFGGPNDLNRQSSPGRPHYHDMNASRNIDPRNGTPQRPSNLGLESSPRKPLVETKTDYGKYSRNNSVSQADYTKLPKTAPHGVVPPPNVSNGQSQMNGSGTPSSNGSGPFKPVPPPKPKNYRPPVQSGGSSGSGGTTPWENGDSGSPRSPNGFYYPPTPSHHHYGQQATPGSPSNGHMQAPPPQQQQPTYGGSNGTYGQAPPPQPYPQANGYNGNGHHYNGGSGTGPYIAPHRGMPPPIGNLPPHTPERHALDLAGSREQRGSAFELYRKPQIGATAGHHHNMR, encoded by the exons ATGAAGTTTCCGGATTATGTTCCAAACAACATGTTGGTG GGTGATCGAACCACTTGGGAGTACCACACGGTGGCAGTGACTCGGGTGCCGGGTTATGGATTCGGCATCGCCGTTTCCGGTGGACGTGATAATCCGCACTTCGCCAACGGCGATCCCTCGATAGCAGTTAGCGATGTGCTGAAAGGTGGCCCCGCCGAGGATCGATTGCA AGTCAACGATCGGATAATCTCGGTGAACGGCGTCTCCCTGGAGAACGTGGAGTACGCCACCGCGGTGCAGGTGTTGCGCGACAGTGGCAACACGGTCCAATTGGTGGTCAAGCGTCGCGTGCCCCTCAATCCCATTAATGCTGCAGGTGCAGTGCAGCATCAGCACTCGCACAGTCTCAGTTCGGTTGGTCTAATGGCCAACGGAAGTGGAGGAGTTGCACCCACCCCCCTGACGAGTCTGAGTCAACCCAACTCCCTGAACTCCTCCCTGGTGCAGAATGCCAGCAGTGGTCAGCCCATCAAGGTGACCCTAACGAAGGGCGGAAAGAAAGATGACTATGGTGTGGTGCTCGGCTGCCGGCTGTTTGTTAAGGAGATTTCCTCCAAGGCTCGCGAGCAACTAAATGCCAATGGTTACAGCTTGCAAGAGGGTGACATCATCACCCGCATCCACAACACCAATTGCGGGGACACGATGAGTCTCAAGGAGGCGAAGAAGATCATCGATGGCTGCAAGGAGCGCTTGAATCTGGTGGTTCTACGGGACATCACCAATCAAGCAGCTGTTAGCCAACTGAATCTGAACAACTCAGCCAGCCACCAGGCGTCGGCGAATATATACGCCACTCATCAGCCTCAGGTATCCGgatgcagcggcagcaacaacaatctcGAAGATCCATATCTGCCGGGCGGAGCCAGTTACTCCTCGCAGAATCTGTACGTGCAGCCACCCACACGCACCTCCAATGGTCCCAATCTCAATGGCAATGGGCTGAACGACGAAAAGAGCAATCTCACACCGCGAGGTCGCTCCCGGGGACCCATCATGGATGGGGTATCTCTGCAGCAGCTGGACAGACCCGTAACACCAACGCGTGGCAGGAGTGCAGCCATCGACGAGCCGCCACGCCCGCCACCACCTAGAGGATCCAGCGGTGGAGCAGCTCAAGAGGATTTCTACAGCTCTCGCAGGCAATTGTACGAGGAGCGCCAGAGTGCCGAGCCGAGATTCATTTCCTTCCAGAAGGAGGGAAGCGTGGGCATCCGCTTAACCGGCGGCAATGAAGCCGGTATTTTTGTGACTGCCGTACAACCGGGATCTCCAGCCTCGCTGCAGGGTTTAATGCCCGGCGATAAGATCCTCAAGGTCAACGACATGGACATGAACGGAGTGACGCGAGAGGAGGCTGTGCTCTTTCTGTTGAGCCTGCAGGATCGCATCGATTTGATTGTGCAGTACTGCAAGGAGGAGTACGACGAGGTGGTGACCAACCAACGTGGCGACTCCTTCCACATCAAGACACATTTTCACTGCGATAATCCTTCCAAAGGCGAGATGGCCTTCAAGGCGGGCGATGTGTTCCGGGTGATCGACACCCTGCACAATGGCGTTGTCGGCTCCTGGCAAGTGCTGAAGATCGGACGCGGTCACCAGGAGATGCAGCGCGGCGTTATACCGAACAAGTCGCGGGCCGAAGAGCTGGCCACTGCCCAGTTCAATGCCACTAAGAAGGAGATGAATGCCAACGAATCGAGAGGCAACTTCTTCCGGCGACGACG CTCGACGCACCGACGCTCGAAGAGTCTGTCCCGCGAAAACTGGGACGATGTGGTCTTCTCCGACAGCATTTCCAAATTCCCCGCCTACGAGCGTGTCGTTCTCCGCCATCCAGGCTTCGTGCGACCCGTAGTGCTGTTCGGACCCGTATCCGATCTGGCCCGCGAGCGTTTGGCCAAGGATTTCCCCGACAAGTTTTCGACTCCACTGCAGGATGACGACAAGTCGGCTGCAACTAGTGGAAAGTGCCGCATCGTCAGGCTCTCGAATATACGCGATGTGATGGATCGTGGCAAGCACGCCCTGCTGGATATAACGCCAAATGCCGTGGATCGTCTCAACTACGCCCAGTTCTATCCGGTAGTGATCTTCCTGAAGACAGACAGCAAGCACGTGATCAAGCAGCTGCGCCACGGACTACCCAAGGCGGCCCACAAGAGCTCCAAGAAGCTCCTGGAGCAGTGCCAGAAACTGGAGCGCGTCTGGTCGCACATCTTCAGCACCCAGATCGCGTTGAGCGACGAGGAGTCCTGGTACCGAAAGTTGCGCGATTCGATCGATCTGCAGCAGAGCGGCGCCGTGTGGATGTCCGAGTCCAAG CCAGTAGAATCCCTCTCCGACGATTTCCTATTCCCCATGACCACATCCCGACTCTCGTATGCATCAAGTCCCGAATCCGATTTGGAACTGAGTCCCGGCCCATCCGCATCATTGTCGCTTGGCAATTTGCCGCAGTTGGTTAAAGCGAGCTCAGATCCATCGATTGCCACTAATCAGGATAACTTGGATAGGGATAGAGACATAATTGGTGAAGGACTACCACCTCCATATACG GTACCCTACGACCATGGTGTCCCCGCGAATCCCAATCGCCGCCAGACCATGGACTCCAGCAAGTACAGCATCTACGGTACCAACGTGCCCCCGCAGCCGCAACAGCCCGGCGTAGGAGGAGATCCGGCTGCAGTGAGGCCGCAATCCCTGTACGGGATTAATGCGCCCGATCTGCCGCCCCGCATCGATCGTCAGTCGAAGCCGGGGGATATACCGCTGAACACCTCGGGCTCGTCATCGCGAAATGGCACCCTGGGTCGCAGTGCCCAGGAGCGTCTGTTCGGCAAGGCTGTGGTGCAGGACGATGTCCAGGCGGAGTACATAACCCGCAATGCTCTGGTCGGCTCCGGGGCAGCTGAAACCCTGGatcgccagcagcagcagcagcaaacccACGCATCCTTGGAGCGCCAGGCTCGTTTGAATGCGCAGCTGAAGGCCAACGGAGGAGGCGCCGGAGGTGCATCGACCTACGACAGTGTTTCCAGCTACGACTCGtacaacaatacacaaatggCCATGCAAAACCTTGGCCGACTGGGTCCCAATGCACCCGACGATCTCAAATCAGTGCCAAATGCAAG TGGACGCCCCTTGCCGCCGACGGGTCAGTCGCACGACTACGGCCGCACTCCGCACGACCATCGCAGCTTCGGAGGACCCAACGATCTGAACCGACAGAGCAGTCCGGGCAGACCGCACTACCACGACATGAATGCGTCCCGTAATATCG ATCCACGCAATGGCACTCCACAGCGTCCTTCGAATCTGGGCCTCGAAAGCAGCCCACGCAAGCCTTTGGTGGAGACGAAAACGGATTACGGCAAATACAG TCGGAACAACTCCGTCTCACAAGCGGATTACACAAAGCTGCCGAAGACAGCGCCACATGGAGTGGTTCCTCCGCCGAATGTGAGCAACGGCCAAAGCCAGATGAATGGCAGTGGAACGCCCAGCAGCAATGGCAGTGGACCCTTCAAGCCGGTGCCGCCACCCAAGCCCAAAAACTATAGGCCACCGGTGCAAAGTGgtggcagcagtggcagcggtGGCACCACTCCTTGGGAGAATGGG GACTCTGGCTCGCCACGTTCTCCAAATGGCTTCTATTATCCACCAACGCCTTCGCATCATCACTACGGCCAGCAGGCGACTCCCGGTTCACCCAGCAATGGCCACATGCAGGCaccgccgccgcagcagcagcagcccacCTACGGCGGAAGTAATGGCACCTATGGACAGGCGCCACCACCTCAACCCTATCCGCAGGCCAATGGCTACAATGGGAATGGCCATCACTACAACGGAGGCAGCGGCACAGGACCCTATATAGCACCACATCGCGGCATGCCACCGCCAATAG GAAACCTACCGCCCCACACGCCCGAACGTCATGCCCTGGACTTGGCCGGAAGTCGGGAGCAGCGTGGTTCGGCCTTCGAACTGTATCGTAAACCGCAAATCGGAGCAACCGCCGGGCACCATCACAACATGAGGTGA
- the LOC6536288 gene encoding tight junction protein ZO-2 isoform X16 codes for MKFPDYVPNNMLVGDRTTWEYHTVAVTRVPGYGFGIAVSGGRDNPHFANGDPSIAVSDVLKGGPAEDRLQVNDRIISVNGVSLENVEYATAVQVLRDSGNTVQLVVKRRVPLNPINAAGAVQHQHSHSLSSVGLMANGSGGVAPTPLTSLSQPNSLNSSLVQNASSGQPIKVTLTKGGKKDDYGVVLGCRLFVKEISSKAREQLNANGYSLQEGDIITRIHNTNCGDTMSLKEAKKIIDGCKERLNLVVLRDITNQAAVSQLNLNNSASHQASANIYATHQPQVSGCSGSNNNLEDPYLPGGASYSSQNLYVQPPTRTSNGPNLNGNGLNDEKSNLTPRGRSRGPIMDGVSLQQLDRPVTPTRGRSAAIDEPPRPPPPRGSSGGAAQEDFYSSRRQLYEERQSAEPRFISFQKEGSVGIRLTGGNEAGIFVTAVQPGSPASLQGLMPGDKILKVNDMDMNGVTREEAVLFLLSLQDRIDLIVQYCKEEYDEVVTNQRGDSFHIKTHFHCDNPSKGEMAFKAGDVFRVIDTLHNGVVGSWQVLKIGRGHQEMQRGVIPNKSRAEELATAQFNATKKEMNANESRGNFFRRRRSTHRRSKSLSRENWDDVVFSDSISKFPAYERVVLRHPGFVRPVVLFGPVSDLARERLAKDFPDKFSTPLQDDDKSAATSGKCRIVRLSNIRDVMDRGKHALLDITPNAVDRLNYAQFYPVVIFLKTDSKHVIKQLRHGLPKAAHKSSKKLLEQCQKLERVWSHIFSTQIALSDEESWYRKLRDSIDLQQSGAVWMSESKVPYDHGVPANPNRRQTMDSSKYSIYGTNVPPQPQQPGVGGDPAAVRPQSLYGINAPDLPPRIDRQSKPGDIPLNTSGSSSRNGTLGRSAQERLFGKAVVQDDVQAEYITRNALVGSGAAETLDRQQQQQQTHASLERQARLNAQLKANGGGAGGASTYDSVSSYDSYNNTQMAMQNLGRLGPNAPDDLKSVPNASGRPLPPTGQSHDYGRTPHDHRSFGGPNDLNRQSSPGRPHYHDMNASRNIDPRNGTPQRPSNLGLESSPRKPLVETKTDYGKYRRYHLHAPHLQHLHMMHSLSPSSSLSLSPTPSSLPLHMSCGLQLTQQQLLRLSTGGFDRRPIAAPRLHALMAPLPPPALMSSASAYDTLDSGSPRSPNGFYYPPTPSHHHYGQQATPGSPSNGHMQAPPPQQQQPTYGGSNGTYGQAPPPQPYPQANGYNGNGHHYNGGSGTGPYIAPHRGMPPPIGNLPPHTPERHALDLAGSREQRGSAFELYRKPQIGATAGHHHNMR; via the exons ATGAAGTTTCCGGATTATGTTCCAAACAACATGTTGGTG GGTGATCGAACCACTTGGGAGTACCACACGGTGGCAGTGACTCGGGTGCCGGGTTATGGATTCGGCATCGCCGTTTCCGGTGGACGTGATAATCCGCACTTCGCCAACGGCGATCCCTCGATAGCAGTTAGCGATGTGCTGAAAGGTGGCCCCGCCGAGGATCGATTGCA AGTCAACGATCGGATAATCTCGGTGAACGGCGTCTCCCTGGAGAACGTGGAGTACGCCACCGCGGTGCAGGTGTTGCGCGACAGTGGCAACACGGTCCAATTGGTGGTCAAGCGTCGCGTGCCCCTCAATCCCATTAATGCTGCAGGTGCAGTGCAGCATCAGCACTCGCACAGTCTCAGTTCGGTTGGTCTAATGGCCAACGGAAGTGGAGGAGTTGCACCCACCCCCCTGACGAGTCTGAGTCAACCCAACTCCCTGAACTCCTCCCTGGTGCAGAATGCCAGCAGTGGTCAGCCCATCAAGGTGACCCTAACGAAGGGCGGAAAGAAAGATGACTATGGTGTGGTGCTCGGCTGCCGGCTGTTTGTTAAGGAGATTTCCTCCAAGGCTCGCGAGCAACTAAATGCCAATGGTTACAGCTTGCAAGAGGGTGACATCATCACCCGCATCCACAACACCAATTGCGGGGACACGATGAGTCTCAAGGAGGCGAAGAAGATCATCGATGGCTGCAAGGAGCGCTTGAATCTGGTGGTTCTACGGGACATCACCAATCAAGCAGCTGTTAGCCAACTGAATCTGAACAACTCAGCCAGCCACCAGGCGTCGGCGAATATATACGCCACTCATCAGCCTCAGGTATCCGgatgcagcggcagcaacaacaatctcGAAGATCCATATCTGCCGGGCGGAGCCAGTTACTCCTCGCAGAATCTGTACGTGCAGCCACCCACACGCACCTCCAATGGTCCCAATCTCAATGGCAATGGGCTGAACGACGAAAAGAGCAATCTCACACCGCGAGGTCGCTCCCGGGGACCCATCATGGATGGGGTATCTCTGCAGCAGCTGGACAGACCCGTAACACCAACGCGTGGCAGGAGTGCAGCCATCGACGAGCCGCCACGCCCGCCACCACCTAGAGGATCCAGCGGTGGAGCAGCTCAAGAGGATTTCTACAGCTCTCGCAGGCAATTGTACGAGGAGCGCCAGAGTGCCGAGCCGAGATTCATTTCCTTCCAGAAGGAGGGAAGCGTGGGCATCCGCTTAACCGGCGGCAATGAAGCCGGTATTTTTGTGACTGCCGTACAACCGGGATCTCCAGCCTCGCTGCAGGGTTTAATGCCCGGCGATAAGATCCTCAAGGTCAACGACATGGACATGAACGGAGTGACGCGAGAGGAGGCTGTGCTCTTTCTGTTGAGCCTGCAGGATCGCATCGATTTGATTGTGCAGTACTGCAAGGAGGAGTACGACGAGGTGGTGACCAACCAACGTGGCGACTCCTTCCACATCAAGACACATTTTCACTGCGATAATCCTTCCAAAGGCGAGATGGCCTTCAAGGCGGGCGATGTGTTCCGGGTGATCGACACCCTGCACAATGGCGTTGTCGGCTCCTGGCAAGTGCTGAAGATCGGACGCGGTCACCAGGAGATGCAGCGCGGCGTTATACCGAACAAGTCGCGGGCCGAAGAGCTGGCCACTGCCCAGTTCAATGCCACTAAGAAGGAGATGAATGCCAACGAATCGAGAGGCAACTTCTTCCGGCGACGACG CTCGACGCACCGACGCTCGAAGAGTCTGTCCCGCGAAAACTGGGACGATGTGGTCTTCTCCGACAGCATTTCCAAATTCCCCGCCTACGAGCGTGTCGTTCTCCGCCATCCAGGCTTCGTGCGACCCGTAGTGCTGTTCGGACCCGTATCCGATCTGGCCCGCGAGCGTTTGGCCAAGGATTTCCCCGACAAGTTTTCGACTCCACTGCAGGATGACGACAAGTCGGCTGCAACTAGTGGAAAGTGCCGCATCGTCAGGCTCTCGAATATACGCGATGTGATGGATCGTGGCAAGCACGCCCTGCTGGATATAACGCCAAATGCCGTGGATCGTCTCAACTACGCCCAGTTCTATCCGGTAGTGATCTTCCTGAAGACAGACAGCAAGCACGTGATCAAGCAGCTGCGCCACGGACTACCCAAGGCGGCCCACAAGAGCTCCAAGAAGCTCCTGGAGCAGTGCCAGAAACTGGAGCGCGTCTGGTCGCACATCTTCAGCACCCAGATCGCGTTGAGCGACGAGGAGTCCTGGTACCGAAAGTTGCGCGATTCGATCGATCTGCAGCAGAGCGGCGCCGTGTGGATGTCCGAGTCCAAG GTACCCTACGACCATGGTGTCCCCGCGAATCCCAATCGCCGCCAGACCATGGACTCCAGCAAGTACAGCATCTACGGTACCAACGTGCCCCCGCAGCCGCAACAGCCCGGCGTAGGAGGAGATCCGGCTGCAGTGAGGCCGCAATCCCTGTACGGGATTAATGCGCCCGATCTGCCGCCCCGCATCGATCGTCAGTCGAAGCCGGGGGATATACCGCTGAACACCTCGGGCTCGTCATCGCGAAATGGCACCCTGGGTCGCAGTGCCCAGGAGCGTCTGTTCGGCAAGGCTGTGGTGCAGGACGATGTCCAGGCGGAGTACATAACCCGCAATGCTCTGGTCGGCTCCGGGGCAGCTGAAACCCTGGatcgccagcagcagcagcagcaaacccACGCATCCTTGGAGCGCCAGGCTCGTTTGAATGCGCAGCTGAAGGCCAACGGAGGAGGCGCCGGAGGTGCATCGACCTACGACAGTGTTTCCAGCTACGACTCGtacaacaatacacaaatggCCATGCAAAACCTTGGCCGACTGGGTCCCAATGCACCCGACGATCTCAAATCAGTGCCAAATGCAAG TGGACGCCCCTTGCCGCCGACGGGTCAGTCGCACGACTACGGCCGCACTCCGCACGACCATCGCAGCTTCGGAGGACCCAACGATCTGAACCGACAGAGCAGTCCGGGCAGACCGCACTACCACGACATGAATGCGTCCCGTAATATCG ATCCACGCAATGGCACTCCACAGCGTCCTTCGAATCTGGGCCTCGAAAGCAGCCCACGCAAGCCTTTGGTGGAGACGAAAACGGATTACGGCAAATACAG ACGCTATCATTTACATGCGCCCCATTTGCAGCACTTGCATATGATGCACTCGCTCTCACCTTCGTCCTCGTTGTCGCTCTCACCTACGCCCTCGTCCTTGCCCCTTCACATGTCCTGCGGCCTCCAGCtgacgcagcagcagctgctccgcCTCTCCACCGGCGGCTTCGATCGCCGACCCATTGCTGCACCACGTCTGCATGCCCTGATGGCACCACTGCCACCTCCAGCACTGATGTCCAGTGCCTCGGCCTACGATACACTC GACTCTGGCTCGCCACGTTCTCCAAATGGCTTCTATTATCCACCAACGCCTTCGCATCATCACTACGGCCAGCAGGCGACTCCCGGTTCACCCAGCAATGGCCACATGCAGGCaccgccgccgcagcagcagcagcccacCTACGGCGGAAGTAATGGCACCTATGGACAGGCGCCACCACCTCAACCCTATCCGCAGGCCAATGGCTACAATGGGAATGGCCATCACTACAACGGAGGCAGCGGCACAGGACCCTATATAGCACCACATCGCGGCATGCCACCGCCAATAG GAAACCTACCGCCCCACACGCCCGAACGTCATGCCCTGGACTTGGCCGGAAGTCGGGAGCAGCGTGGTTCGGCCTTCGAACTGTATCGTAAACCGCAAATCGGAGCAACCGCCGGGCACCATCACAACATGAGGTGA